In the genome of Bradyrhizobium sp. CIAT3101, one region contains:
- a CDS encoding FCD domain-containing protein has protein sequence MPAPERTLERPPAEAGTLSERAANLIERDILAGDLAPGSRLGIVDLVQRYEIGATPLREGLSRLMSRGLIVGIGQRGFRVAEVSRDDLADITCMRTAVEIEAVRLAILQGDAAWEAGIISALHQMRRHIERTGNEFREGAADFDRLHKGFHTALLAACGSRRMLAAHSDLYDQAYRYRRVMMGAIDSAEGFIRSHQMLADHVLARDLAAAQKMLAAHLHATIDFVYPPASEEQS, from the coding sequence ATGCCCGCTCCCGAGCGCACTCTCGAACGCCCGCCGGCGGAAGCCGGCACCTTGAGCGAGCGCGCCGCAAATCTGATCGAGCGGGACATCCTGGCCGGAGATCTCGCGCCGGGATCGCGGCTCGGCATCGTCGACCTCGTGCAGCGCTACGAGATCGGCGCCACACCCTTGCGCGAAGGCTTGTCGCGGTTGATGTCGCGCGGCCTGATCGTCGGCATCGGCCAGCGCGGTTTCCGTGTCGCCGAGGTCAGCCGCGACGATCTCGCCGACATCACCTGCATGCGGACGGCGGTCGAGATCGAGGCCGTCAGGCTCGCTATCCTCCAGGGCGACGCCGCCTGGGAGGCCGGCATCATCAGCGCGTTGCATCAGATGCGCCGGCATATCGAGCGCACCGGCAATGAATTCCGCGAGGGCGCGGCTGACTTCGACCGGCTGCACAAGGGCTTTCACACCGCGCTGCTCGCGGCCTGCGGCTCACGGCGCATGCTGGCCGCCCATTCCGACCTCTACGACCAGGCCTATCGCTACCGCCGCGTGATGATGGGTGCCATCGACAGCGCCGAGGGGTTCATCCGGAGTCACCAGATGCTCGCCGACCACGTGCTCGCCCGCGACCTTGCCGCCGCGCAAAAAATGCTGGCCGCGCATCTGCACGCGACCATCGATTTCGTCTATCCGCCTGCCAGCGAGGAACAATCATGA